One stretch of Euphorbia lathyris chromosome 7, ddEupLath1.1, whole genome shotgun sequence DNA includes these proteins:
- the LOC136201019 gene encoding transcription factor RAX3-like, which produces MGRAPCCDKANVKKGPWSPEEDAKLKSYIDNHGTGGNWIALPQKIGLKRCGKSCRLRWLNYLRPNLKHGGFSEEEDNIICSLYISIGSRWSIIAAQLPGRTDNDIKNYWNTRLKKKLFGKQRKDQYSRRGNTGLKRGNRSNSIINSTDQNSYWPELPLLAPTPYSTQEQAFNDHASIRKLLVKLGGKFSDDHNQIFNPQFPNDVVSYAPNQIYDQSVNISSSSTSMELGQTQYNLSAGLQILQGHSNLAGAVDEISYSNNQKFDGLEFLLSDHYDMLSSGSQVGEMSSMINYPCSVASNCEEIQQRLMQDCAFDDQMRYPGSL; this is translated from the exons ATGGGAAGAGCTCCTTGCTGTGACAAAGCCAACGTGAAGAAAGGCCCATGGTCTCCTGAAGAAGATGCCAAGCTTAAATCTTATATAGACAACCATGGtactggtggtaactggattgcTTTGCCTCAAAAAATTG GCCTTAAAAGATGTGGAAAGAGTTGCCGTCTCAGATGGTTGAACTATCTTCGCCCCAATTTAAAACATGGTGGCTTCTCTGAGGAAGAAGATAACATCATTTGCAGCCTTTATATTAGTATTGGGAGCAG ATGGTCTATAATTGCAGCCCAATTGCCAGGAAGAACTGACAATGACATCAAAAATTACTGGAACACAAGGCTGAAGAAGAAGCTTTTTGGAAAGCAAAGAAAAGACCAATATTCTCGGAGAGGAAACACTGGTCTAAAGAGAGGAAATCGCAGCAACTCAATCATTAATTCAACTGATCAAAATTCCTACTGGCCTGAGCTTCCTTTGCTTGCTCCCACACCATACTCTACCCAAGAACAAGCCTTTAATGATCATGCTTCTATCCGGAAACTGCTTGTTAAGCTTGGAGGAAAGTTTTCTGATGATCATAATCAAATTTTTAATCCTCAATTCCCTAATGATGTTGTATCATATGCTCCGAACCAGATTTATGATCAATCTGTTAATATCTCATCTTCTTCTACTTCAATGGAATTGGGACAAACACAGTACAATTTGTCAGCTGGATTGCAAATTTTACAAGGACATAGCAATTTGGCTGGGGCAGTTGATGAGATTTCATATAGCAACAATCAAAAATTTGATGGGCTGGAATTTCTACTATCTGATCATTATGATATGTTAAGTAGTGGGTCACAGGTGGGGGAGATGAGCTCAATGATTAATTATCCTTGTTCTGTGGCTTCAAACTGTGAAGAAATACAACAAAGATTGATGCAAGAttgtgcttttgatgatcagaTGAGGTACCCTGGATCTTTATAA